The following coding sequences are from one Primulina eburnea isolate SZY01 chromosome 15, ASM2296580v1, whole genome shotgun sequence window:
- the LOC140814589 gene encoding pyruvate dehydrogenase E1 component subunit beta-like, whose amino-acid sequence MAVMLQSVGMASISATFPDLSDKFSVRCSVPVIRFDASSVPGWIRGTRKAGKITAKAVAAPSENASSAASKTGHELLLFEALGEGLREEMERDPRVCVMGEDVGHYGGSYKVTKDLAKKFGDLRVLDTPIAENSFTGMAIGAAMTGLRPVIEGMNMGFLLLAFNQISDNCGMLHYTSGGQFTIPTVIRGPGGVGRQLGAEHSQRLESYFQSVPGIQMVACSTPYNAKGLMKAAIRSENPVILFEHVLLYNLKERIPDEEYVLSLEEAEMVRPGEHVTILTYSRMRYHVMQAAKTLVNKGYDPEVIDIRSLKPFDLYTIGNSVKKTHRVLIVEECMRTGGIGASLTAAINENFHDYLDAPIVCLSSQDVPTPYAGTLEEWTVVQPPQIVTAVEQLCQ is encoded by the exons ATGGCCGTCATGTTGCAGTCAGTTGGAATGGCATCAATCTCGGCTACGTTCCCTGACCTCTCCGATAAATTTTCTGTTCGTTGTTCCGTTCCAG tTATCAGATTTGATGCAAGCTCAGTCCCGGGTTGGATTCGGGGAACCCGCAAGGCAGGAAAAATCACAGCTAAAGCAGTTGCG GCACCGTCGGAAAATGCTTCGTCAGCAGCTTCAAAAACTGG GCATGAACTTTTGCTGTTTGAAGCTCTTGGAGAAGGACTACGGGAAGAAATGGAAAGAGATCCTCGAGTTTGTGTCATGGGTGAAGACGTGGGCCATTATGGAGGTTCCTATAAGGTCACCAAGGACCTTGCTAAGAAATTTGGAGATCTGAGGGTTCTTGATACCCCAATCGCGGAGAATTCTTTTACAGGCATGGCTATTGGAGCAGCCATGACAGGCCTAAGACCAGTTATCGAAGGCATGAACATGGGATTTCTTTTATTGGCCTTCAACCAAATATCCGACAACTGTGGCATGCTACACTATACTTCAGGTGGGCAGTTCACGATTCCAACTGTGATTCGTGGACCAGGAGGTGTTGGGCGCCAACTTGGGGCAGAGCATTCACAGAGGCTCGAGTCCTATTTCCAGTCAGTTCCTGGAATACAGATGGTTGCCTGTTCAACCCCATACAATGCCAAAGGTCTAATGAAAGCAGCCATTCGTAGTGAGAACCCTGTGATCTTGTTCGAGCATGTACTTCTTTACAACCTGAAGGAGAGAATTCCCGACGAAGAATATGTTCTTTCACTTGAAGAGGCCGAAATGGTGAGGCCTGGTGAGCATGTTACGATCTTGACATACTCTCGGATGAGATACCATGTGATGCAAGCAGCGAAGACTCTTGTCAACAAAGGGTATGATCCTGAGGTGATTGACATAAGGTCATTGAAACCCTTTGATCTCTACACCATTGGGAACTCTGTGAAGAAAACCCACCGAGTGCTTATAGTTGAGGAATGCATGAGAACAGGAGGTATAGGGGCCAGCCTTACTGCAGCTATAAATGAGAATTTCCATGATTATTTGGATGCCCCGATTGTTTGCCTTTCCTCACAGGATGTTCCCACTCCTTATGCTGGCACTTTGGAGGAATGGACCGTGGTTCAACCGCCGCAGATTGTAACCGCAGTTGAGCAGCTCTGTCAGTAG